One window of Alkaliphilus metalliredigens QYMF genomic DNA carries:
- the dapA gene encoding 4-hydroxy-tetrahydrodipicolinate synthase, producing the protein MVNIHGIVPAMVTPMNEDETINEKELRAQVNRQIEAGVHGLFCLGTNGEFYILNQEEKLKVMEIVIHENAGRLPVFVGTGAIGTKETVQLSQKAQELGADVLSVITPYFAAASQNEIYEHFKTVANSVDIPILPYNIPMRTGANINVDTLKRLSQIPNITGVKDSSGNFDNILQYIESTDDSFAVLSGNDSLVLWTLQAGGKGAICGIANLFPHTMASIYELWKAGEFAEAKKVQDSIREIRNCFKLGNPNTIVKIATNLLGHPVGPCRKPFYTNSESIREEIQRVLHTYYKDFK; encoded by the coding sequence TTGGTAAATATTCATGGTATCGTACCCGCAATGGTTACTCCGATGAATGAAGATGAAACGATAAATGAAAAAGAGCTAAGGGCTCAGGTGAATAGACAAATAGAGGCAGGGGTACATGGGTTATTCTGCTTGGGTACCAATGGTGAGTTCTATATTTTAAACCAAGAGGAAAAACTTAAAGTAATGGAAATTGTAATCCATGAAAACGCTGGAAGATTGCCAGTGTTTGTAGGGACAGGAGCCATCGGAACAAAGGAAACCGTTCAATTATCTCAAAAAGCCCAAGAACTGGGAGCTGACGTTTTATCTGTTATCACACCGTACTTTGCTGCTGCTTCGCAAAATGAAATATATGAGCATTTTAAGACAGTTGCTAACTCGGTGGATATTCCAATTCTTCCCTATAATATCCCTATGAGAACTGGGGCGAATATTAACGTGGATACTTTAAAAAGGCTGAGTCAAATACCTAATATCACAGGTGTGAAAGATAGCAGTGGAAACTTTGATAACATTCTCCAATATATTGAGTCAACGGATGATAGCTTTGCTGTACTATCGGGAAATGATTCTTTAGTACTTTGGACGCTTCAAGCCGGTGGTAAGGGTGCAATATGTGGTATTGCTAATTTATTTCCCCATACCATGGCATCGATTTATGAACTATGGAAGGCTGGAGAATTCGCAGAAGCGAAGAAGGTACAGGATTCGATTAGGGAGATTAGAAACTGCTTTAAATTAGGGAATCCCAATACGATCGTTAAAATTGCTACAAATCTGTTAGGTCACCCAGTAGGACCCTGTCGCAAACCATTTTATACCAACTCTGAATCCATCAGGGAAGAAATTCAGAGGGTACTTCATACTTATTATAAGGATTTTAAATAA
- a CDS encoding TAXI family TRAP transporter solute-binding subunit: MKKRGFLLAIAFMLAIGLLTGCAGTEPEAPTDSTPDEAVEENDESQAAGLTDPVRLVFSTQDLGTSFNSMTNAFNTVFMPELPRGSSIDVETTSPGGIAASYIISAEVADLTIGNTAPANWATSEGIDDRGVAEGVASLGGGFDEPVLVVIFTEAFQKRTGFTTLEEVIEAQHPVRVATKATGSFGEMSANKVLSLFDVTYDDIKSWGGDFTLTSSSNVVDMLRDNRADMTIDHTNINQPNYVELSMTTPLYYVQLQDETLDRLHEMGYAYQDIAEGSFNNYVKEDIKTVGSPTALLVREDMDEEVAYTLTEAMAEGKSKLVTSFAAFEAFDPTKAWEPANAGAPLHPGAERYYREMGYMK, encoded by the coding sequence ATGAAAAAGAGAGGATTTTTATTAGCAATTGCTTTTATGTTGGCTATTGGTTTATTGACGGGATGTGCAGGTACTGAGCCTGAAGCACCTACTGATAGTACACCGGACGAAGCTGTAGAAGAGAATGATGAAAGCCAAGCTGCTGGACTTACAGATCCTGTGAGACTTGTTTTTTCTACTCAAGATTTAGGAACTTCATTCAACTCAATGACAAACGCATTCAACACGGTGTTTATGCCTGAGTTACCAAGGGGTTCTTCAATAGACGTAGAAACGACTTCCCCAGGTGGTATCGCAGCATCCTACATCATTTCTGCTGAAGTTGCAGATCTAACAATTGGTAACACTGCTCCAGCGAACTGGGCAACTTCAGAAGGTATAGATGATAGAGGCGTTGCAGAAGGAGTGGCTTCACTTGGTGGTGGATTTGATGAGCCTGTACTGGTTGTAATATTTACTGAAGCCTTCCAAAAAAGAACAGGATTTACAACCCTTGAGGAAGTCATTGAAGCACAACATCCTGTAAGGGTAGCCACAAAGGCAACAGGTTCCTTTGGGGAAATGTCAGCCAATAAAGTATTATCGCTATTTGATGTAACATATGATGACATCAAGTCTTGGGGTGGAGACTTCACTTTAACTTCTTCAAGTAATGTGGTGGATATGTTAAGGGATAACAGAGCTGATATGACAATCGATCATACAAATATTAACCAGCCAAACTATGTAGAGCTTTCTATGACTACGCCACTATACTATGTACAGCTTCAAGATGAAACTCTAGATCGTTTACATGAAATGGGTTATGCTTATCAAGATATTGCAGAGGGAAGCTTTAATAATTATGTAAAAGAAGACATTAAAACTGTTGGATCACCAACTGCTTTACTTGTAAGAGAAGATATGGATGAAGAGGTTGCTTATACACTTACAGAGGCTATGGCAGAAGGTAAGTCAAAGCTTGTAACTTCCTTTGCTGCTTTCGAAGCATTTGATCCAACAAAAGCTTGGGAGCCAGCTAATGCTGGAGCGCCATTGCATCCAGGTGCTGAAAGATATTACAGAGAAATGGGCTATATGAAATAA
- a CDS encoding TRAP transporter permease, with protein MDKQIASNSLMEKLIAIGWRKIAIVMVTVTFFAFQMYLAFIRPLQPLMQNPLHFILALAIAILYYPVVKKTKDDELPKWKKMLPIIDMIILASLIFMAYYYMTNEYRIVHRIQNIDPLITMDYVIMFMTVGILLECVRRILGANLLIFIFLFIGYAWLGPYMPTVISHSGFTLRRFTELMVMGTGGVYGAPLNASAGFLYYFIIFGALFADCGSESVLMDIGMKAGSKGSGGPAKAAILSSGLLGMINGSAVANVSTTGVMTIPMMKRIGYKSHEAGAIEAVASTGGQIMPPIMGVGAFIMAEMIGVPYGQIALAATIPALAYFGSLFILVDLLARKRQISGEHVAEEIKTEPILKRLYLLIPILLVVIFIVRGASLMRSALIGTAAIIVINILRGKNGLSAKELINSFFKGTKQVAEIAVPTASSGIIIGIVVMSGLANKLAAIISSVGGNNMAFALVITTLGCMVLGMALPTVAAYLAAYILFMPSLINLGIPSLPANMFIFYFGIIAQITPPVCLASFAAAGIAEASAWKTGWTAFRYALVAFLVPFVFVYKPEILLMGTVMDTILATIVLFIGTFFLASAIAGHLFIPLNTKLKRYSLLICAIMVILPEPLTSMIGIVAGIAIATVYFKSSKKITEVTVSGT; from the coding sequence ATGGATAAACAGATTGCTAGCAATAGCTTGATGGAGAAATTAATAGCTATAGGCTGGCGAAAAATCGCAATCGTAATGGTTACAGTAACTTTTTTTGCCTTTCAGATGTACTTGGCTTTCATTAGGCCATTACAGCCATTGATGCAAAATCCGCTTCACTTTATATTGGCTTTGGCTATCGCCATTCTTTACTACCCTGTAGTCAAAAAAACAAAGGATGATGAATTGCCTAAATGGAAAAAAATGCTACCTATTATAGACATGATTATTTTAGCTTCACTAATATTTATGGCGTATTATTACATGACAAATGAGTATAGAATCGTACACAGAATTCAAAATATTGATCCATTAATTACGATGGACTATGTGATAATGTTTATGACTGTAGGGATTCTACTGGAATGTGTGCGTCGGATTCTTGGTGCTAACCTCCTAATATTTATATTTTTGTTTATTGGATATGCATGGTTAGGACCATATATGCCTACGGTTATATCTCACAGTGGATTTACCCTTAGAAGATTTACGGAATTAATGGTAATGGGAACGGGTGGGGTATATGGAGCTCCCTTAAATGCATCAGCAGGATTTTTATACTATTTCATTATATTTGGTGCGCTGTTTGCTGACTGTGGAAGCGAATCTGTACTGATGGATATAGGCATGAAGGCTGGTAGTAAGGGGTCTGGAGGACCTGCAAAGGCAGCGATTTTATCCAGTGGATTATTAGGTATGATCAATGGTAGCGCTGTAGCAAATGTATCGACCACTGGTGTCATGACAATACCAATGATGAAGAGAATAGGATACAAGTCACATGAAGCAGGCGCAATTGAGGCTGTAGCTTCTACGGGAGGGCAAATCATGCCACCTATAATGGGGGTTGGAGCTTTTATAATGGCTGAAATGATCGGGGTGCCCTATGGTCAAATAGCTCTAGCTGCAACCATACCCGCATTAGCTTATTTTGGTTCTTTATTTATTCTCGTTGACCTATTAGCTAGAAAAAGACAGATATCAGGAGAACATGTGGCTGAAGAAATTAAAACAGAACCTATTCTAAAAAGACTATATCTTTTGATTCCTATTTTACTTGTTGTAATATTTATAGTTAGAGGCGCATCTCTGATGCGTTCTGCGTTGATAGGTACAGCTGCCATTATAGTCATTAACATTTTAAGAGGGAAAAACGGACTAAGTGCTAAAGAGCTAATTAATAGCTTCTTTAAAGGAACAAAGCAGGTGGCAGAGATTGCTGTACCCACAGCTTCCAGTGGGATTATCATTGGAATTGTCGTGATGTCAGGTTTAGCCAATAAGTTAGCAGCAATCATTTCTTCAGTAGGTGGAAATAATATGGCGTTTGCTCTTGTTATTACAACACTAGGATGTATGGTTCTAGGTATGGCCCTACCTACAGTTGCTGCATATCTGGCGGCGTATATACTATTTATGCCGTCCTTAATTAACTTAGGAATTCCTTCGTTACCAGCAAATATGTTTATTTTCTATTTTGGTATCATTGCACAAATAACGCCTCCAGTATGCCTGGCATCATTTGCAGCTGCAGGTATTGCTGAGGCAAGTGCCTGGAAAACCGGGTGGACTGCATTTCGATATGCGTTAGTTGCTTTTCTGGTCCCCTTTGTATTTGTATATAAACCAGAAATCCTTCTTATGGGAACTGTCATGGATACAATCCTTGCAACAATTGTATTATTCATAGGCACCTTTTTCCTGGCTTCTGCTATAGCTGGACATCTCTTTATTCCACTTAACACAAAACTAAAGAGGTACTCACTGCTTATTTGTGCCATTATGGTAATATTGCCGGAGCCGCTAACTTCAATGATCGGAATCGTAGCTGGTATAGCTATTGCGACTGTGTACTTTAAGAGTAGCAAAAAAATAACGGAAGTAACGGTGTCAGGCACTTAA
- a CDS encoding plasmid pRiA4b ORF-3 family protein: MARVARERSSTGIYHVMFRGINRQTIFEDEEDLNGGDIKVKSYIIRIELEKSNPLIWRRVIMPAGATFNRLHDVIQNVTNFQSGYPSSGYHLFEFDLTEENMLVTNDEQAYLEHQHYKKNKAMYEERLKTIPPEMIVFEKNYQERLKIEVRKPTGLKIDDSLEKYKEIRYNYDFGDDWHFTVKLEEIVDDYYFGFPTLLDGVETAPPEDVGGIHGFYEFLKAYRDPKHPEYEDIKTWAESLYFREYDPDWINERLKGINYKKTEWDNINHERYNIIEDKYRKK; encoded by the coding sequence TTGGCTAGGGTTGCAAGGGAAAGGAGCAGTACAGGAATATATCATGTAATGTTTCGAGGAATTAATAGGCAGACTATTTTTGAAGATGAGGAAGATCTAAATGGAGGCGATATCAAAGTGAAATCATACATTATAAGAATCGAACTGGAGAAATCAAATCCATTAATTTGGAGAAGGGTCATCATGCCAGCAGGGGCGACATTCAATAGACTTCATGATGTCATACAAAACGTGACCAATTTTCAGAGCGGGTATCCAAGTTCAGGGTATCATTTATTTGAATTTGACCTAACCGAAGAGAATATGCTCGTCACCAACGATGAACAAGCATATCTTGAACATCAGCATTATAAGAAGAATAAAGCCATGTATGAAGAGCGATTAAAGACAATACCCCCAGAAATGATAGTATTTGAGAAGAACTACCAGGAAAGATTAAAAATTGAAGTTCGTAAGCCTACTGGATTAAAGATAGATGATTCTCTAGAAAAATACAAGGAAATCAGATATAATTATGACTTCGGAGATGACTGGCATTTTACAGTAAAGCTTGAAGAGATCGTTGATGATTATTACTTTGGTTTTCCAACACTACTTGATGGAGTAGAGACAGCTCCACCTGAGGATGTGGGTGGGATCCATGGGTTTTATGAGTTTCTAAAAGCTTATCGTGATCCAAAGCATCCTGAATATGAGGATATAAAGACGTGGGCTGAATCTTTATATTTCAGAGAGTATGATCCTGACTGGATAAACGAAAGACTCAAGGGGATTAACTATAAGAAAACCGAGTGGGACAACATTAACCATGAGCGGTACAATATAATAGAAGATAAGTATCGGAAGAAGTGA